The following proteins are encoded in a genomic region of Deinococcus detaillensis:
- a CDS encoding metallophosphoesterase family protein: MRIAFISDLHSNIHALTSVQRFLSEHIVNSVVVVGDLVGYGASPGPVIDFVQQAGWKVGLGSSDLRVSMAFGERESRRGIADQVLNWTRETLAPEQLEYLRRLPVGGRIMTPVGRIRYFHGAPHDPEARLDLMAPEAQMQELAEQLSSRVVVSAGTHVPFVRTIGDTIFIDPGSVGLSLNHEPGADVIIIDAAGRRPKVSMHKVPYDYSSAAFDIMAWNLPPIIADVIRSGKMGS, encoded by the coding sequence TTGCGAATTGCTTTTATCAGTGACCTCCACAGCAATATTCACGCGCTGACTTCAGTGCAGCGGTTTTTGAGCGAACATATCGTCAACTCGGTGGTGGTGGTGGGCGATTTGGTCGGCTACGGCGCGTCGCCCGGGCCAGTCATTGACTTCGTGCAGCAGGCAGGCTGGAAAGTTGGCCTTGGCTCGAGCGATTTGCGGGTGTCGATGGCGTTCGGTGAGCGCGAATCGCGGCGTGGGATCGCCGATCAGGTTCTGAACTGGACACGCGAAACCCTCGCACCGGAGCAGCTCGAATACCTGCGCCGTTTGCCGGTGGGCGGACGGATTATGACGCCAGTCGGGCGCATTCGTTATTTTCACGGTGCGCCGCACGACCCCGAGGCCCGCCTCGATTTGATGGCCCCCGAGGCCCAAATGCAGGAACTGGCCGAGCAGCTCAGTTCGCGGGTGGTCGTCTCGGCAGGCACCCACGTGCCGTTTGTGCGCACCATCGGCGACACTATTTTCATTGATCCCGGTTCGGTGGGCTTGAGCCTGAATCACGAACCCGGCGCGGACGTGATTATCATCGACGCCGCTGGCCGCAGACCCAAAGTCAGCATGCACAAAGTGCCGTATGACTACTCGTCGGCGGCCTTCGACATCATGGCCTGGAATTTGCCGCCAATCATTGCCGACGTGATCCGCAGCGGGAAGATGGGGAGTTGA
- a CDS encoding phosphoglycerate kinase codes for MKNLDSLDVKGKRVLVRVDYNVPIKDGVIQDDTRITASLPTLKALLAGGASLVLMSHLGRPKAGPDPKYSLAPVAQALSKVLGLPVKFIASLPSSPKTLAAVQALGSGEVALLENVRFEAGEEKNDPALALKLAQLGDAFVLDAFGSAHRAHASVSGVAGKLPHAAGSLLQTEVDALDKLINTPAHPYVVIIGGAKVSDKIKVIENLLPKVDKLLIGGGMAYTFIKSRGGQIGQSIHEDDQLALAGRLLSEYADKIMLPTDVIAADAFDEAANTKVVPSDQIPDGWQGLDAGPETVKAYIAALQGAKTVFWNGPLGVFEFAKFAGGTNAVAGAVAELGADTYSVVGGGDSVSAINKSGQASKVSHVSTGGGASLELLEGQPLPGVEAMK; via the coding sequence ATGAAGAACTTAGATTCGTTAGATGTAAAGGGCAAGCGCGTACTGGTTCGGGTGGATTACAACGTGCCGATCAAGGACGGCGTGATTCAAGACGACACCCGTATCACCGCGTCTTTGCCCACCTTGAAGGCGCTGCTGGCCGGCGGCGCGTCACTGGTGCTGATGAGCCACCTGGGACGGCCCAAAGCGGGCCCCGATCCGAAATACAGCCTCGCGCCTGTGGCCCAGGCGCTGAGCAAGGTGCTGGGCCTACCGGTCAAGTTCATCGCCAGTTTGCCGAGCAGCCCTAAGACATTGGCGGCGGTGCAGGCGCTGGGAAGCGGCGAAGTGGCCCTCTTAGAAAATGTGCGCTTTGAAGCGGGCGAAGAGAAAAACGATCCGGCCCTTGCCCTCAAGCTGGCCCAGTTGGGCGACGCCTTCGTGCTGGACGCTTTCGGCAGCGCCCACCGCGCCCACGCTTCGGTGAGCGGCGTGGCCGGCAAGTTGCCGCACGCCGCCGGAAGCTTGCTGCAAACCGAAGTGGACGCGCTGGATAAACTGATCAACACCCCCGCACACCCGTATGTGGTGATTATCGGCGGAGCCAAAGTCAGCGACAAGATCAAGGTCATCGAGAACTTGCTGCCGAAAGTGGACAAACTGCTGATCGGCGGCGGCATGGCTTACACCTTCATCAAGTCGCGCGGCGGCCAGATCGGCCAGAGCATTCACGAAGACGACCAATTGGCTTTGGCGGGGCGCTTGCTCAGCGAGTACGCCGATAAAATCATGCTGCCCACCGACGTGATTGCCGCCGACGCTTTTGACGAGGCCGCCAACACCAAAGTGGTGCCGAGCGATCAGATTCCTGACGGCTGGCAAGGCTTGGACGCTGGCCCCGAAACCGTGAAGGCTTACATCGCCGCGCTTCAGGGCGCAAAAACCGTGTTCTGGAACGGGCCGCTGGGCGTCTTTGAATTTGCAAAATTCGCGGGCGGCACCAACGCGGTGGCTGGGGCGGTGGCCGAGTTGGGCGCAGATACCTACAGCGTGGTGGGCGGCGGCGATTCGGTCAGCGCCATCAACAAGAGCGGTCAGGCCAGCAAGGTTTCGCACGTCTCCACCGGCGGCGGGGCCAGCTTGGAGCTGCTGGAAGGTCAGCCGCTGCCGGGCGTCGAAGCAATGAAGTAA
- a CDS encoding tetratricopeptide repeat protein, producing the protein MMQRQPLLCLILSVAALSGQACADYLKGQQAYDAGRYAEALPEFQTSFRQGDVRAAASLGVMYRNGQGVPRNVYLARQRFTQAAQSGNAKAQNGLGNLFKEGQGVRVNRAAALRWYQKAAAQGYPPAIYNVGRWYSSAGDDAAAAQWYTKAATLNYPAAQINLGNLYLDGKGVGKDAARAVAFFQAAADQRAPMALIRLGTVYKDGLGVAKNYAKAAKYFEQPATLGDVYSQASLGWLSYQTRQYQEAFVWSDLAARQGDKYAQHTLGILYEGGFGTARDLGLYEGGFGTARDLGSAGVWYQKSAEQGYPLASARLGHLLLDQKKYPEAFKYNAFAGQRGNAYGQGQLGYMYEAGLATRKSLDSAVKWYRLAAQQGDPYSISRLKELGK; encoded by the coding sequence ATGATGCAGCGGCAGCCCCTGCTTTGTCTGATTCTCAGCGTGGCCGCGCTGTCGGGTCAGGCCTGCGCGGATTATCTCAAAGGGCAGCAAGCCTACGACGCTGGACGGTATGCGGAGGCCTTGCCTGAATTCCAAACGTCGTTTCGACAAGGCGACGTGCGGGCTGCGGCCAGCTTGGGCGTGATGTACCGAAATGGTCAGGGCGTGCCGCGTAATGTGTACCTTGCCAGGCAGCGCTTTACCCAAGCGGCCCAGAGTGGAAATGCCAAAGCCCAAAACGGTTTGGGCAACTTGTTCAAGGAAGGCCAGGGGGTAAGAGTCAACCGCGCCGCCGCCCTGCGTTGGTATCAGAAGGCGGCGGCGCAGGGGTATCCGCCGGCCATCTACAACGTGGGGCGGTGGTACAGCTCGGCGGGCGACGACGCGGCAGCGGCCCAGTGGTACACCAAAGCGGCGACTTTAAACTATCCCGCCGCACAGATCAATCTGGGCAATCTTTACCTTGACGGCAAAGGAGTCGGCAAAGACGCGGCGCGGGCCGTTGCCTTCTTTCAGGCCGCTGCTGATCAGCGAGCGCCGATGGCATTGATTCGGCTGGGCACTGTCTATAAAGATGGACTGGGCGTTGCGAAGAATTATGCCAAAGCGGCCAAGTACTTTGAGCAGCCCGCCACGCTCGGCGATGTGTACTCACAGGCCAGTTTAGGCTGGCTTTCCTACCAGACCCGGCAATATCAAGAAGCGTTTGTCTGGTCTGATCTGGCCGCCCGGCAGGGAGACAAATACGCTCAGCACACGCTCGGCATCTTGTACGAGGGCGGCTTCGGCACCGCTCGAGATCTCGGCTTGTACGAGGGCGGCTTCGGCACCGCTCGAGATCTCGGCAGCGCCGGGGTGTGGTATCAAAAAAGTGCAGAGCAGGGCTACCCCCTCGCCTCGGCCCGACTCGGCCACCTGCTTTTGGATCAAAAAAAGTATCCGGAGGCATTTAAATACAATGCCTTTGCTGGGCAGCGGGGCAATGCCTATGGGCAAGGCCAACTCGGGTACATGTATGAAGCTGGTCTAGCCACGAGAAAATCACTCGACTCGGCGGTAAAATGGTACAGGCTCGCAGCGCAACAAGGCGATCCGTACTCCATCAGCCGCTTAAAGGAACTGGGGAAATAA
- the tpiA gene encoding triose-phosphate isomerase: protein MKNLLALNWKMNKTPSEAVQWAKELRAALPQTSAELAIMAPAIALQGLSLELEDSPVKLGAQDISAHESGAYTGEISAAMLKDVGAMYAVVGHSERREYHGESSQIVAAKAAAAIAGGLVPIICVGEGLDVREKGEQVAYTLDQLRDSLSQVPVLGADQIVIAYEPVWAIGTGKTATAADVGEMADAIRGALGGLYREYADGVRILYGGSVKSANIAEICSQTNVNGALIGGASLDVSSVVGLASALS, encoded by the coding sequence ATGAAAAATCTACTCGCGCTCAACTGGAAAATGAACAAGACGCCCTCGGAAGCCGTGCAGTGGGCCAAAGAGTTGCGGGCCGCCTTGCCGCAGACCTCGGCGGAGCTGGCGATTATGGCTCCCGCAATTGCCCTTCAGGGTTTGAGCTTGGAATTAGAAGACAGTCCGGTCAAGCTGGGCGCTCAGGACATCTCGGCGCATGAATCTGGCGCGTACACCGGCGAAATCAGCGCGGCGATGCTCAAAGATGTGGGCGCGATGTACGCAGTGGTGGGCCACTCCGAGCGGCGCGAGTATCACGGCGAGAGCTCACAAATCGTGGCGGCCAAAGCGGCGGCGGCCATTGCGGGCGGCTTGGTGCCGATCATCTGCGTCGGCGAGGGCTTAGACGTGCGCGAAAAAGGCGAGCAGGTGGCCTACACCTTAGATCAGTTGCGCGATTCGCTCTCGCAGGTGCCAGTGTTGGGCGCGGATCAAATCGTGATCGCTTACGAGCCGGTGTGGGCGATTGGCACCGGAAAAACCGCCACCGCTGCCGACGTCGGCGAAATGGCCGACGCGATTCGCGGGGCGCTGGGCGGGCTGTACCGTGAGTACGCCGACGGCGTGCGGATTTTGTACGGCGGCAGCGTCAAGTCCGCCAACATTGCCGAAATCTGCTCCCAGACGAATGTCAACGGCGCACTCATCGGCGGCGCGAGCTTGGACGTCTCCTCGGTGGTGGGCCTGGCTTCAGCGCTGAGCTGA
- a CDS encoding Cof-type HAD-IIB family hydrolase produces MLQMICVDVDGTLVGTGNKVLPEVWEALKNARLAGIRIVLCSGRPAVGHALEYAKRLDPDGWHVFQNGASIVKVDTGESRSEELPHDLLVGLVEKARATKRILETYTDREYAVEDTSPVSAEHAKLLGVPFQPRDLLSLSGMVVRAQWLIPYAEKDALLSEAHEGLQLHPASSPVMPQTLFVSVTRDGVNKGSAIRKVAGFYGFDLERVMMVGDGHNDVTALEVVGYPVAMGNADKEARAAAKYHVGDVDSGGLVEAVELAMKE; encoded by the coding sequence ATGTTGCAGATGATTTGTGTAGATGTAGACGGCACCCTCGTCGGAACCGGCAATAAAGTGCTGCCGGAAGTTTGGGAAGCGCTTAAAAATGCACGGCTCGCGGGCATCAGAATCGTGTTGTGTTCGGGCCGCCCCGCTGTGGGACACGCGCTGGAGTATGCCAAGCGGCTTGATCCTGACGGCTGGCACGTCTTTCAAAATGGAGCCAGCATTGTCAAGGTGGACACCGGCGAGTCGCGCAGCGAGGAATTGCCGCACGATTTGTTGGTCGGCCTCGTAGAGAAAGCGCGGGCGACGAAGCGAATTTTGGAGACGTATACGGACCGCGAATACGCCGTGGAAGATACTTCGCCAGTCTCGGCGGAACATGCCAAGCTGCTGGGCGTGCCGTTCCAGCCGCGTGATTTGCTGAGCCTCAGCGGGATGGTGGTGCGGGCGCAGTGGCTGATTCCTTACGCCGAAAAAGACGCGCTGCTGAGTGAGGCGCACGAAGGCTTGCAACTTCATCCGGCCAGCAGTCCGGTGATGCCGCAGACCCTGTTTGTCAGCGTCACCCGTGACGGCGTGAACAAAGGCAGCGCCATTCGGAAAGTGGCGGGCTTTTACGGTTTTGATCTGGAGCGCGTGATGATGGTCGGTGACGGCCACAACGACGTGACGGCGCTGGAGGTGGTCGGCTATCCGGTGGCGATGGGCAACGCTGACAAAGAAGCGCGGGCGGCGGCCAAGTACCACGTGGGTGATGTGGACAGCGGCGGATTGGTGGAAGCGGTGGAGCTGGCAATGAAGGAATGA
- a CDS encoding Rad52/Rad22 family DNA repair protein, with amino-acid sequence MKLSDVQKRLQAPFPAHLVGFKPASFSRDHKRALLFAHIDARAVQDRLDAICPDEWSFELEVVVGAARPTVKGRLTILGVVREDIGEGSEGELGTLKAAASDALKRCAVQFGIGRYLYDLPKLWADWDDEKRAPVHDPELPEWARPDHERTPGGAHLMQAMEQLKYELPDDLELQREIYKHLKAALMSLHPTGRAA; translated from the coding sequence ATGAAACTGAGCGATGTCCAGAAACGACTGCAAGCGCCGTTTCCCGCCCATCTGGTGGGCTTTAAGCCTGCCAGCTTCAGCCGCGATCACAAGCGGGCGCTGCTCTTTGCCCACATCGACGCCCGCGCCGTGCAAGACCGCCTCGACGCCATTTGCCCCGACGAGTGGAGCTTTGAACTGGAAGTCGTGGTGGGCGCGGCCCGTCCCACCGTCAAAGGCCGCCTGACCATTTTGGGTGTAGTGCGTGAAGACATCGGGGAAGGCAGCGAAGGAGAGCTGGGGACTTTGAAGGCGGCGGCGAGTGACGCCCTCAAGAGATGCGCGGTGCAGTTTGGTATCGGGCGCTACCTCTACGATTTGCCCAAACTGTGGGCCGACTGGGACGATGAAAAACGCGCTCCCGTCCACGATCCCGAATTGCCCGAGTGGGCGCGGCCCGACCACGAGCGCACCCCCGGCGGCGCTCACCTGATGCAGGCCATGGAGCAGCTCAAATATGAATTGCCCGATGACTTGGAGTTGCAGCGCGAAATTTACAAGCACCTCAAAGCCGCGCTGATGAGCCTTCATCCCACTGGGCGGGCCGCGTGA
- the trpA gene encoding tryptophan synthase subunit alpha, giving the protein MTQTTTTQPLTPSAERIHAAFSAAKAERRAAFIPFMTAGYPDAERFHDVALQLLEHADMMEIGLPYSDPLGDGPTIQRSSEAAIKGGTSTRRTLELIKALRPHTDKPLVVMTYINPIYAVGPREFMRLAVEAGVDGLILPDLPPDEDIEIRDLAAQAGLSLTFLIAPTSTPERVKIVTAACTGFVYAVSVTGVTGAREGNALSEVPALVALAKQHTDLPIAVGFGVKDTATARQVAVDADADGVVVGSAFINAVSRGEDVGALAREIVEGCRK; this is encoded by the coding sequence ATGACCCAGACCACCACGACTCAACCCTTAACGCCGAGCGCCGAGCGCATCCACGCCGCGTTCAGTGCGGCCAAAGCTGAGCGCCGCGCCGCGTTTATTCCGTTCATGACCGCTGGCTATCCCGACGCCGAGCGCTTTCATGACGTGGCCTTGCAGCTCCTCGAACACGCCGACATGATGGAAATCGGCTTGCCGTACTCCGACCCGCTCGGTGACGGCCCCACCATTCAGCGTTCCAGCGAAGCGGCCATCAAAGGCGGCACCAGCACGCGGCGCACCTTGGAACTCATCAAAGCGCTGCGCCCGCACACCGATAAGCCGCTGGTCGTCATGACCTATATCAATCCTATTTACGCCGTGGGGCCACGTGAATTCATGCGCCTCGCAGTGGAAGCGGGCGTGGACGGACTGATCTTACCGGACTTGCCGCCCGACGAAGACATAGAAATCCGCGACCTCGCGGCGCAGGCGGGCTTGTCCCTGACCTTCCTGATCGCCCCGACCAGCACTCCTGAGCGGGTCAAAATCGTCACCGCCGCCTGCACCGGCTTCGTCTACGCCGTCAGCGTCACCGGCGTGACCGGAGCCAGAGAAGGCAACGCCCTGAGCGAAGTTCCGGCACTGGTGGCCCTCGCCAAGCAGCACACCGATTTGCCCATCGCAGTAGGGTTCGGCGTCAAAGACACCGCCACCGCCCGCCAAGTCGCGGTAGACGCCGACGCCGACGGCGTGGTGGTCGGCAGCGCTTTTATCAACGCGGTCAGCCGTGGCGAAGACGTGGGCGCATTGGCACGCGAAATCGTGGAGGGCTGCCGAAAATAG
- the trpB gene encoding tryptophan synthase subunit beta codes for MQLPTYPLPNERGRFGIYGGRYVPETLIPALDTLKDSYAEAKQDPVFLKQLEDLLRDYVGRPSGLYFAENLTKHAGGAKIYLKREDLNHTGAHKINNCLGQALLAVRMGKKRVVAETGAGQHGVASATAAALLGLECVVYMGAEDIRRQALNVFRMKLLGAEVREVTSGSATLKDATNEAIRDWVTNVRGTFYILGSVVGPHPYPAMVRDFQSVIGEETKWQLADLEGREVPDVVIACVGGGSNAIGIFAPFAYLPEGQRPRLIGTEAAGQGVDTGFHAASVAGGKVGVLHGSMMYLLNDPEGQITEAHSISAGLDYPGIGPEHCYYSDMGVAEYVPVTDAQALEALQLLARLEGIIPALETAHAIHQAVITAREIGEGKIIVVNLSGRGDKDVAEVARLLTGSANA; via the coding sequence ATGCAACTTCCCACTTATCCGCTGCCAAACGAACGCGGGCGCTTCGGTATCTACGGCGGGCGCTACGTTCCCGAAACCCTGATTCCGGCCCTCGATACCCTCAAAGATTCTTACGCCGAGGCCAAGCAAGACCCTGTATTCCTCAAGCAACTTGAAGACCTGCTGCGCGACTACGTGGGCCGTCCCAGTGGCCTGTACTTTGCTGAGAACCTGACCAAGCACGCGGGCGGAGCCAAAATCTACCTCAAGCGTGAAGACCTCAACCACACCGGCGCACACAAAATTAACAACTGCCTCGGGCAGGCGCTGCTGGCCGTCAGAATGGGCAAAAAGCGGGTGGTGGCTGAAACTGGAGCCGGACAGCACGGCGTGGCCAGCGCCACCGCCGCCGCGCTGCTGGGCCTGGAATGCGTGGTCTACATGGGCGCGGAGGACATCCGCCGCCAAGCACTGAACGTCTTCAGAATGAAGCTTCTCGGCGCAGAAGTCCGGGAAGTCACTTCCGGCAGCGCGACGCTCAAAGACGCCACCAACGAAGCCATCCGTGACTGGGTCACCAACGTGCGCGGCACCTTTTATATTCTCGGATCGGTGGTGGGACCGCACCCTTATCCGGCGATGGTGCGCGACTTTCAGAGTGTGATCGGTGAAGAAACCAAGTGGCAGCTCGCCGACTTGGAGGGCCGCGAAGTTCCCGACGTGGTGATCGCCTGCGTGGGCGGCGGCAGCAACGCCATCGGCATCTTCGCGCCGTTCGCTTACCTTCCTGAAGGCCAGCGCCCCCGCTTGATCGGCACCGAAGCGGCGGGTCAGGGCGTGGACACCGGTTTCCACGCCGCCAGCGTCGCCGGAGGCAAAGTCGGGGTGCTGCACGGCTCGATGATGTACCTCCTCAACGACCCCGAAGGCCAGATCACCGAAGCCCATTCGATCAGCGCGGGCCTCGATTATCCGGGCATCGGCCCCGAGCACTGCTATTACAGCGACATGGGCGTGGCCGAATATGTTCCCGTGACCGACGCGCAGGCCCTAGAAGCGCTGCAACTCCTCGCCCGTCTGGAAGGCATTATTCCCGCTTTGGAGACGGCTCACGCCATCCATCAGGCCGTCATCACTGCCCGTGAAATCGGCGAAGGCAAAATTATCGTGGTCAACTTATCGGGGCGCGGTGACAAAGACGTGGCCGAAGTGGCCCGCCTCCTGACCGGGAGCGCCAACGCATGA
- the gluQRS gene encoding tRNA glutamyl-Q(34) synthetase GluQRS: MIGRYAPSPTGAMHLGNARTALLAWLHTRAHGGQHLLRIEDLDVSRVRPYAYDLIRRDLTWLGLNWDTEYIQSERIDHYQAALTHLQIYPCTCTRRQIAEMTAAASAPHGPEAVYPGTCRHQHTDPSKTAALRWHVPDAVICLTDHWTKQTLCQNLLTEVGDFVLRRGDGVFAYHLAVVVDDAAMQVTDVVRGADLLSSTPRQIALQRALGAATPRYFHVPLMTDYKGERLAKRGGAPSLKDLRETGASPEKILSELARSLGWEVPEEVTAAELLPVYLSSLA, from the coding sequence GTGATAGGCCGTTACGCCCCCAGTCCTACCGGAGCCATGCACCTCGGCAACGCCCGCACGGCGCTGCTGGCTTGGCTCCACACCCGCGCTCACGGCGGCCAGCACCTGCTGCGAATAGAAGACCTGGACGTCAGCCGAGTCCGTCCCTACGCCTACGACCTGATCCGCCGAGATTTAACGTGGCTCGGCCTAAACTGGGACACTGAATATATACAATCAGAGCGGATAGACCACTACCAAGCCGCCTTAACGCACCTCCAAATCTACCCCTGCACCTGCACCCGCCGCCAAATCGCCGAAATGACGGCCGCCGCCAGCGCCCCGCACGGCCCCGAAGCCGTTTACCCGGGCACGTGCCGCCATCAACACACCGATCCGTCCAAAACCGCCGCCCTGCGCTGGCACGTTCCCGACGCCGTCATCTGCCTGACTGACCACTGGACCAAGCAGACGCTGTGTCAAAACCTGCTGACCGAGGTGGGCGACTTCGTGTTGCGGCGCGGCGACGGCGTATTCGCCTACCATTTGGCAGTGGTGGTGGACGACGCCGCCATGCAGGTCACCGACGTCGTGCGCGGCGCTGATCTGCTGAGCAGCACCCCGCGCCAGATCGCGCTGCAACGCGCCCTTGGCGCGGCGACCCCACGTTACTTTCACGTGCCGCTGATGACCGATTACAAAGGTGAGCGCCTCGCCAAACGCGGTGGAGCGCCCAGCCTGAAGGACCTGCGCGAAACGGGCGCGTCGCCAGAAAAAATCCTTTCCGAGTTGGCCCGCTCGCTGGGCTGGGAAGTGCCGGAAGAAGTGACAGCGGCGGAATTGTTGCCGGTTTACTTGAGCTCACTTGCTTAG
- a CDS encoding alanine--glyoxylate aminotransferase family protein, protein MKLLEISRPSRPQTDYPEHTLLTPGPTPIHPRAMKALTRPMLGHMDEEVFKLNRAIQADLREMYGTAPGAFTALLAGTGSLGMEAGFANLVEQGDEVLICANGSFGRRMAEMAARYGANVRLVTAPLGEAINPGDVADQLGNAQMVAVVHGETSTGVLNPVPEIAEIVRRSGALLTVDAVTTAGMEPFEMQAWGVDYVYTGAQKCLSAPPGLAPVAISERAFARFAARRQPTPLWYCDFEGLRGYWLEQTYHHTVPVNLHFAFAEALRAALEEGLPERAARVRMMGAAITTALTPLGFSPYVRREQDRLPTVLALRLPEGLDDAAVRKELRKREISITGGLGPTAGLIWRLGLMGEAARPAPYRILMSALEDILNAPGLVKRFEAALER, encoded by the coding sequence ATGAAGTTGCTAGAGATCTCCCGACCCTCCCGACCCCAAACCGACTATCCCGAACACACGTTGCTGACTCCCGGCCCCACGCCGATTCATCCCCGCGCCATGAAAGCGCTGACCCGCCCGATGCTGGGTCACATGGATGAAGAAGTGTTTAAGCTCAACCGCGCTATCCAAGCCGACTTGCGCGAGATGTACGGCACCGCGCCCGGAGCCTTCACGGCGCTGCTGGCCGGAACCGGTTCGCTGGGCATGGAAGCCGGATTTGCCAACTTGGTCGAACAAGGCGATGAAGTCTTAATCTGCGCCAACGGCTCGTTTGGCCGCCGAATGGCTGAAATGGCGGCCCGCTACGGCGCGAACGTGCGTCTGGTCACCGCTCCCCTGGGCGAAGCCATCAACCCGGGTGACGTGGCCGACCAGTTGGGTAACGCGCAGATGGTGGCCGTCGTTCACGGTGAAACCAGCACCGGCGTGCTCAATCCAGTGCCGGAAATTGCCGAAATCGTGCGGCGCAGCGGCGCTTTGCTGACGGTCGACGCCGTGACCACCGCTGGCATGGAGCCGTTTGAAATGCAGGCTTGGGGCGTGGATTACGTCTACACCGGAGCGCAAAAGTGCTTGTCGGCCCCGCCGGGACTCGCGCCAGTCGCCATCAGCGAACGCGCTTTTGCCCGCTTTGCCGCCCGCCGCCAGCCCACGCCGCTGTGGTACTGCGACTTTGAAGGTCTGCGTGGGTACTGGCTGGAGCAGACCTACCACCACACTGTGCCGGTCAATCTGCACTTTGCGTTTGCCGAAGCGCTCCGCGCCGCACTGGAAGAAGGCTTGCCTGAGCGTGCCGCCCGCGTGCGAATGATGGGGGCGGCGATTACCACTGCCCTCACGCCGCTGGGTTTTTCACCTTATGTCAGGCGCGAACAAGACCGCTTGCCGACGGTGCTGGCGCTGCGCCTTCCGGAAGGTCTGGACGACGCGGCTGTGCGAAAAGAACTCCGCAAGCGCGAGATCAGCATCACTGGCGGCCTCGGCCCCACTGCCGGCCTGATCTGGCGGCTCGGCTTGATGGGCGAAGCGGCCCGACCCGCGCCGTACCGCATTTTAATGAGCGCTTTGGAAGACATTCTGAACGCGCCGGGCCTAGTGAAGCGCTTCGAAGCGGCTTTGGAACGCTAA
- a CDS encoding acetate/propionate family kinase yields the protein MTRSAVLVLNAGSSSLKYQLISGSERLLSGLVERIGEPGGDPDHAVALRRILAGLPEDVTVRAVGHRVVHGGEAFRQATLITPEVLSALAELSSLAPLHNPPAVQGIEAALASLPGVPNVAVFDTAFHATLPPKAYLYALPYRLYTQDGIRRYGFHGTSHAYVSRRASEILGGVEKLVTLHLGNGASAAAVQSGQSVDTSMGLTPLEGLVMGTRSGDIDAGAVLRLSEKYGLQETSTLLNKESGLRGLSGVSNDLRDVRAADTEQARLALAVMTYRIIKQVGAYAAAMNGLDALVFTGGAGENDVQLRADVLSGLSFLGFEVDAAANRVSGKERRITTPQSRPAFVIPTDEEGEIARQTQEVVGR from the coding sequence ATGACCCGCAGCGCCGTCCTTGTTCTCAATGCTGGCTCCAGTAGCCTCAAATACCAACTGATCAGCGGTTCCGAGCGTCTCCTGAGCGGCTTAGTGGAGCGTATCGGCGAGCCTGGGGGAGACCCCGACCACGCCGTTGCCCTGAGGCGCATCCTTGCCGGACTCCCAGAAGACGTCACGGTGCGGGCCGTCGGCCACCGGGTCGTCCACGGCGGCGAAGCCTTCCGGCAAGCCACTTTGATTACGCCGGAGGTCCTCAGCGCTCTGGCCGAGCTCTCCAGCCTCGCGCCGCTGCACAACCCGCCCGCCGTGCAGGGCATCGAGGCGGCCCTCGCCAGCTTGCCCGGCGTGCCGAACGTCGCTGTTTTCGATACGGCTTTTCACGCTACTTTGCCGCCGAAAGCCTACCTTTACGCTCTGCCGTACCGGCTCTACACCCAAGACGGCATCCGGCGCTACGGCTTTCACGGCACCTCGCACGCTTATGTTTCGCGGCGGGCCAGCGAAATTCTGGGCGGTGTGGAAAAACTCGTGACGCTTCACCTCGGCAACGGAGCCAGCGCTGCCGCCGTGCAAAGCGGCCAAAGCGTAGACACCAGCATGGGCCTGACCCCGCTGGAAGGTTTGGTGATGGGCACCCGCAGCGGCGATATCGACGCGGGCGCGGTGCTGCGGCTCTCAGAAAAATATGGCCTTCAAGAAACCTCGACCCTGCTCAACAAAGAGAGCGGCCTGAGGGGACTTTCCGGCGTTTCCAACGACCTGCGCGACGTGCGGGCCGCAGACACCGAGCAGGCCCGCCTCGCTCTGGCGGTGATGACTTACCGCATCATCAAACAGGTGGGGGCTTACGCGGCGGCCATGAACGGCTTAGACGCGCTGGTTTTCACAGGCGGCGCGGGCGAAAACGACGTCCAACTTCGCGCCGACGTGCTGAGCGGCCTGAGCTTTCTCGGCTTTGAAGTGGACGCGGCGGCCAACCGTGTCAGCGGGAAAGAGCGGCGCATCACCACGCCGCAGAGTAGGCCCGCTTTCGTCATTCCCACCGACGAGGAAGGCGAAATCGCCCGCCAAACGCAGGAAGTGGTGGGCCGGTAG